The following DNA comes from Streptomyces spinoverrucosus.
ACTGATTTCATCGCCTTCTGCACGGTCTCGATGGTGCGGTCCACCGACGGGGCGCCGGGTGCTCCGACGCGTCGGCGGCGGGTGGTGGCAGGTGCGGGGGTGGTGTTACGGGTGGCCGGCCTCCGGGGAGGTCGAGACCGGCCACCAGCTGGTGGGGGCCGCGATCGTCGCGTGTCGTGGCCCGGGCCCGGTCGACGGGTGTGTCCCGTCAGTACTCGTTGGCGACTCAGTACTCGTTGGCGACGAACAGCTCCTGCGCCGGGAACTTCGTCAGGATCTGCGGACCGTCGGCGGTCACCACGACTTCCTCCTCGATGCGCGCGGCGGAGAAACCGTCCGAGGCCGGGCAGTAGGTCTCGAGAGCGAAGACCATGCCCTCCTGGATCTCCACCGGGTTGTCCAGGCTGTTGAGGCGGCTGATGATGGGGCGCTCGTGCAGGCCCAGCCCGAGGCCGTGCCCGAACTGGAGGCCGAAGGCAGCCATCTCGTCGGCGAAGCCGAACTCGGTCGCCGCCGGCCACACCCGGGCCACCTGGTCGGTGCCGACACCCGGCTTCACCACGGCGATGGCCGCGTCCATCCACTCGCGGGCCTTGGTGTAGGCGTCACGCTGTGAGTGGGTGGCGCTACCGACCGCGAAGGTGCGGTAGTAGCAGGTCCGGTAACCGTTGTACGACTGGATGATGTCGAAGAACGCCTGGTCCCCGGGGCGGATGAGGCGGTCGGAGAAGTTGTGCGGGTGCGGGTTGCAGCGCTCGCCGGACACCGCGTTGATCGCCTCGACCTGGTCCGAACCCATCTCGTACAGGCGCTTGTTGGCCAGCGCGACGATCTCGTTCTCCCGGATGCCGGGCTTGAGCACGTCGACGATGTCCTGGTAGACGCCGTCCACCATGGCCGCGGCCATGGACAGCAGGGCGATCTCGTCCTGCGACTTGATCGTCCGGGCGTCCAGCATCAGCTGCTGGGCGTCGACGACCTTCAGGCCCTGCCGCTGCATCTCGAACAGGAACGGCGGCTCGACGATGTCGACGCCGACCGGCAGGTCCGCGACACCGGCGTCCTCGAGCATGCCCTTGATCTCGCGCACCGCGGAGGCCATCAGTCCGGCGTCCGGCGCGATGGCCCCACGCATGCCCAGCATGCCGGCGCGGGAGTTCTCGGGCTTCAGCCAGGGCGCGAACAGCTGGTGGTGCCTGGCCGCGGAGCCGAAGTCCCACAGCACGGGATCGCCACCGTCGCGGGTCAGCAGGGCGTACCGGGTCATCTTGTCCCCGAGGGCGCCGCCGATCCAGGTCTGCGTCGAGTAGCGGATGTTGTAGAAGTCGAACAGCAGGAAGGCACCGCACTCACTGGCGTCCAGCGCGGCCCGGGTGCGCGCCAGCCGGTAGGCCCGCAGCCGGTCGTAGTCGACGCGCATCTCGTAGTCGACCGCGCTGTGGCCATGGGCCGGGATGGGTCGCGAGGTGCTCGCGCTTGTCACTGTCATCGTGTGGATCGTCCTTTGTCGCGTTGCCCGGGACGCCGGCGTACGGCGGGTGCGGGCGCGGTCGGAGGAGGGGCGGGGCCGCTCAGGACTCGGGGGTGAGGCCGTCGTCCACCGTCACGTTCTCCGGCTCCAGCGTGATCCCGGAGCGGCGTGCCTGCTCGAGGATCAGGGTGGCGAAGTCCTCTTCGGTGTGTCC
Coding sequences within:
- a CDS encoding M24 family metallopeptidase gives rise to the protein MTVTSASTSRPIPAHGHSAVDYEMRVDYDRLRAYRLARTRAALDASECGAFLLFDFYNIRYSTQTWIGGALGDKMTRYALLTRDGGDPVLWDFGSAARHHQLFAPWLKPENSRAGMLGMRGAIAPDAGLMASAVREIKGMLEDAGVADLPVGVDIVEPPFLFEMQRQGLKVVDAQQLMLDARTIKSQDEIALLSMAAAMVDGVYQDIVDVLKPGIRENEIVALANKRLYEMGSDQVEAINAVSGERCNPHPHNFSDRLIRPGDQAFFDIIQSYNGYRTCYYRTFAVGSATHSQRDAYTKAREWMDAAIAVVKPGVGTDQVARVWPAATEFGFADEMAAFGLQFGHGLGLGLHERPIISRLNSLDNPVEIQEGMVFALETYCPASDGFSAARIEEEVVVTADGPQILTKFPAQELFVANEY